A genome region from Acidobacteriota bacterium includes the following:
- a CDS encoding aminoacyl-tRNA hydrolase, which translates to MFGPASGPGGQHVNRAHTRVELRFDIAGSPSLPDPVRARLLERLAGRLDPPGVLAVRSQRTRSQHRNREDALERMIAILTAALAPRRPRVATSPPPAARARRLAEKKRRSALKRERRTPPEED; encoded by the coding sequence ATGTTCGGCCCGGCCAGCGGGCCCGGCGGCCAGCACGTGAACCGCGCCCACACCCGCGTGGAACTGCGGTTCGACATCGCGGGGTCGCCCAGCCTTCCCGATCCGGTCCGGGCCCGCCTGCTGGAGCGGCTCGCCGGCAGGCTCGACCCGCCAGGGGTGCTGGCGGTCCGTTCCCAGCGGACACGGAGCCAACACCGGAACCGGGAGGACGCGCTCGAGCGGATGATCGCGATCCTCACCGCGGCGCTGGCGCCTCGCCGGCCGCGGGTGGCGACGTCGCCGCCGCCGGCCGCCCGCGCCCGGCGGCTCGCCGAGAAAAAGCGCCGGTCGGCGCTCAAACGGGAACGCCGGACTCCTCCGGAGGAAGACTGA
- a CDS encoding TIGR01777 family protein encodes MKVLVTGGTGFVGRRLSEALARRGDEVHVASRRPEAARRAVPGAKAVHPWPPPAPEALPSGLDAAVNLAGEPVAGRWTARRRRAIRDSRIAGTAALVGALGRQDRPPEVLLSASAVGYYGDRGEEVVGEEVGPGGDFLARLCRDWEAEARAAERWGARVALLRFGIVLGAEGGALPPMMRAHRLGLGGRLGSGRQWWAWVHVDDAVRLILHVLDGDLAGPVNVTAPHPVRQADFSRRLAEALHRPAFLWTPRWALFAAVGGFAAELVASRRAVPRAAERSGFLFRFDTIDRAFGDLLDQRS; translated from the coding sequence ATGAAGGTGCTCGTCACCGGTGGAACGGGGTTTGTCGGAAGGCGCCTGTCGGAGGCGCTGGCGCGGCGCGGGGACGAGGTGCACGTGGCGTCCCGGCGCCCCGAGGCGGCGCGGCGCGCCGTGCCGGGGGCGAAGGCCGTCCATCCCTGGCCGCCGCCGGCGCCCGAAGCCCTTCCCAGCGGACTCGACGCCGCCGTCAATCTCGCCGGCGAACCGGTTGCAGGACGTTGGACCGCACGCCGCCGGCGCGCCATCCGCGACAGCCGGATCGCCGGAACGGCGGCGCTGGTGGGGGCGCTCGGACGCCAGGACCGCCCACCTGAGGTGCTGCTGTCGGCGAGCGCCGTCGGCTACTACGGCGACCGCGGCGAGGAGGTGGTCGGGGAAGAGGTCGGGCCGGGTGGAGATTTCCTCGCGCGGCTGTGCCGGGACTGGGAAGCCGAGGCGAGAGCCGCGGAGCGGTGGGGGGCACGCGTGGCGCTCCTGCGGTTCGGGATCGTCCTGGGAGCGGAAGGGGGCGCCTTGCCGCCGATGATGCGGGCCCACCGCCTCGGGCTCGGAGGGCGCCTGGGAAGCGGGCGCCAGTGGTGGGCTTGGGTGCACGTCGACGACGCCGTGCGGCTGATTCTCCACGTCCTGGACGGCGATCTGGCGGGCCCGGTCAACGTGACGGCGCCGCACCCCGTTCGCCAGGCGGACTTCAGCCGGCGCCTCGCCGAGGCGCTTCACCGTCCGGCCTTCCTTTGGACCCCGCGATGGGCGCTTTTCGCCGCGGTCGGGGGATTCGCTGCGGAGCTGGTCGCCAGCCGCCGGGCGGTGCCCCGCGCCGCTGAGAGATCCGGGTTCCTGTTCCGTTTCGATACGATCGACCGGGCTTTCGGCGATCTCCTGGATCAGCGGTCCTGA
- a CDS encoding serine/threonine protein kinase, translating into MAVSCLGKYEIRGELGRGAMGVVYRAYDTILEREVALKTMVLPGGKGSEEDTLRFLREAKAAGRLHHPNIVTIHELGEEEGRPFIAMELMEGTDLGRLIASGDLPPIDRRIQIVAQICDGLDFAHRAGIVHRDIKPANIFLTSTGAVKILDFGVAKLASSEATRTGTIIGTVDYMSPEQVRAQKDLDGRSDLFAAGVILYELLFGRRPFSGEHIGVTLHRILNEPPAGFDRLATVLPPRLARLVAKSLAKDREKRFRTAREMKRELDAVGKELAGDRARQLQERIARALSGEATVRTGLPDEDATIAEPPPVRRRRWTAALLGSLAIAAGIAGLWYTAGSRSGAPDVPLSIERHPPQRRPERPVASGAEPGRRSRTAPGLRRGPAPAPPARGSAAAEGKADRRSGTGKDRSRADGRPAAAPATAPRRAGRPAAPPPPGRLRLDVTPWARVLAIRRLDDGSVLPAGQLVPGELVLPPGRYAIELAHPSAVDPLTIEAEVRARDRTVLARPMGVGGFARWIEENLSREGVVLEEE; encoded by the coding sequence ATGGCGGTCTCCTGCCTCGGCAAGTACGAGATCCGCGGCGAGCTCGGGCGCGGAGCGATGGGTGTCGTCTACCGCGCCTACGACACCATCCTCGAGCGCGAAGTTGCGCTCAAGACGATGGTCCTGCCGGGAGGAAAGGGATCGGAAGAAGACACCCTCCGATTCCTGCGGGAAGCCAAGGCCGCGGGGCGCCTCCACCACCCCAACATCGTCACGATTCACGAGCTCGGCGAGGAAGAGGGCCGGCCCTTCATCGCGATGGAGCTGATGGAGGGTACCGATCTGGGCCGCCTCATCGCCTCCGGGGACTTGCCGCCGATCGACCGCCGGATCCAGATCGTGGCCCAGATCTGCGATGGCCTCGACTTCGCGCACCGCGCCGGCATCGTTCATCGCGACATCAAGCCGGCCAACATCTTCCTCACCTCCACCGGCGCGGTGAAGATCCTCGATTTCGGGGTGGCGAAGCTGGCCAGCTCGGAGGCCACGCGGACGGGAACGATCATCGGGACCGTCGACTACATGTCCCCGGAACAGGTCAGGGCGCAGAAGGACCTCGACGGGAGGTCGGATCTGTTCGCCGCCGGGGTGATCCTCTACGAGCTTCTCTTCGGCCGGCGTCCTTTCTCCGGCGAACACATCGGCGTGACACTGCACCGGATCCTCAACGAGCCCCCTGCCGGCTTCGATCGCCTCGCCACGGTGCTGCCCCCGCGGCTGGCGCGCCTGGTCGCCAAGTCGCTCGCCAAGGATCGGGAGAAGCGGTTCCGGACGGCCCGCGAAATGAAGCGAGAGCTCGACGCCGTCGGCAAGGAGCTCGCCGGGGACCGAGCGCGGCAGCTTCAAGAGCGCATCGCGCGGGCGCTGTCGGGAGAAGCTACCGTTCGAACCGGCCTGCCCGACGAAGACGCGACGATCGCGGAGCCGCCGCCCGTCCGCAGGCGCCGCTGGACAGCCGCACTGCTCGGTAGCCTGGCGATCGCCGCCGGAATCGCGGGGTTGTGGTACACGGCCGGGTCGCGCTCGGGCGCGCCTGACGTGCCGCTGTCGATCGAGCGCCACCCGCCGCAGCGCCGTCCCGAGCGCCCCGTGGCGAGCGGAGCCGAGCCGGGCCGGCGGTCCAGGACCGCGCCGGGGCTCCGCCGCGGACCCGCGCCCGCGCCTCCCGCGAGAGGGAGCGCAGCCGCCGAGGGGAAGGCGGATCGCCGCTCCGGCACCGGGAAGGATCGCTCTCGGGCCGACGGACGCCCGGCGGCGGCGCCGGCGACCGCCCCGCGGAGAGCCGGCCGGCCAGCCGCGCCGCCTCCGCCCGGCCGACTGCGCCTGGACGTCACACCCTGGGCCAGGGTGCTCGCGATCCGGAGGCTGGACGATGGGAGCGTCCTGCCCGCGGGCCAGCTCGTGCCGGGAGAGCTCGTCCTGCCCCCGGGCCGCTACGCGATCGAACTCGCCCACCCGTCGGCGGTCGATCCGCTCACGATCGAAGCCGAAGTCCGCGCGAGGGATCGAACGGTCCTCGCCCGGCCGATGGGTGTCGGAGGGTTCGCCCGGTGGATCGAAGAAAACCTCTCGCGTGAGGGTGTGGTGCTGGAGGAAGAATGA